In Streptococcus oralis, a single window of DNA contains:
- a CDS encoding AI-2E family transporter yields the protein MEHKEKHFSLSWFFKWFLDNKAITVFLVTLLLGLNIFILSKISFIFLPVLDFLGVVMLPVILSGLLYYLLNPIVDWMEKHKINRVLAISIVFVIIGLFIIWGLAVAIPNLQRQVLNFAKNVPTYLEDADKVINDLVTKRLPDDFRPQLEQVLSNVSSEATMWASKISSQAVNWVSAFISSVSQVIVAVIIVPFMLFYLLRDGKGLRDYLTKFIPNKLKEPVGQVLSDVNKQLSNYVRGQVTVAIIVAIMFIIFFKIIGLRYAVTLGITAGILNLVPYLGSFLAMLPALVLGLIAGPVMLLKVIIVFIVEQTIEGRFVSPLILGSQLNIHPINVLFVLLTSGSMFGIWGVLLGIPVYASAKVVISAIFNWYKKVSGLYEEEGEEIKSEQ from the coding sequence ATGGAACATAAAGAGAAACATTTTAGCCTATCTTGGTTTTTTAAGTGGTTTTTAGATAATAAAGCCATCACTGTATTTTTAGTAACCTTGTTACTGGGGCTAAATATTTTTATTCTAAGTAAGATTAGTTTTATCTTTTTACCAGTTTTAGATTTTCTTGGGGTTGTCATGTTGCCAGTTATTTTATCTGGTTTACTTTATTACCTCCTCAATCCGATTGTGGACTGGATGGAGAAGCACAAGATCAATCGTGTCCTTGCCATTAGTATTGTTTTTGTCATTATCGGACTCTTTATCATTTGGGGGCTGGCAGTCGCAATTCCTAATCTGCAACGCCAAGTCTTAAATTTTGCGAAGAATGTGCCGACATACCTGGAAGATGCTGATAAGGTGATCAATGACCTTGTAACCAAACGCTTGCCAGATGATTTTAGACCACAGTTGGAGCAGGTTCTTTCCAATGTTTCTAGTGAGGCGACCATGTGGGCCAGCAAAATCTCTTCTCAAGCTGTTAACTGGGTTAGCGCCTTTATCAGTAGCGTGTCCCAGGTCATTGTTGCGGTTATTATCGTACCTTTCATGCTCTTTTATCTTTTGAGAGATGGGAAAGGCTTGCGAGATTACCTGACTAAATTCATCCCAAACAAGTTAAAAGAACCTGTCGGACAAGTTTTGTCAGATGTTAATAAACAGTTGTCAAACTATGTTAGAGGGCAGGTTACAGTTGCTATTATCGTGGCAATTATGTTTATTATCTTCTTTAAGATTATTGGTCTCAGATATGCTGTGACTCTGGGGATCACGGCTGGTATCCTTAATCTAGTACCTTATCTAGGTAGTTTTCTAGCGATGTTGCCTGCTTTGGTTTTGGGTTTGATAGCAGGACCTGTAATGCTTTTGAAAGTAATTATTGTCTTTATTGTTGAACAAACGATTGAAGGTCGCTTTGTTTCTCCGCTTATTTTAGGTAGCCAGCTAAATATTCATCCGATCAATGTCCTATTTGTTCTCCTAACTTCAGGTTCTATGTTTGGTATTTGGGGAGTCTTGCTGGGAATTCCTGTCTATGCTTCTGCCAAGGTCGTTATCTCAGCTATCTTTAACTGGTATAAGAAAGTCAGCGGTTTGTATGAAGAAGAAGGGGAGGAAATCAAGAGTGAACAATAG
- a CDS encoding tetratricopeptide repeat protein — protein MNNSQRMLQALDEQNLTKADQYFHEALETDSSEVLYELANYLEGIGFYPQAKEIYQHIVSEFPEVNLNLATIASEDGNVEEAFAYLEEITPDSDWYVSALVLKADLYQLEGLTDVAREKLLEALNYSDDVLLVLGLAELDSELGNYQEAIQGYAQLDNRSIYEQTGVSTYQRIGYAYAQLGKFEAATEFLEKALELEYDDQTAFELASLYFDQEEYQKSVLYFKQIDTISPDFEGYEYGYSQALHKEHQVEEALRIVKQGLEKNPFETRLLLAASQFSYELHDPSSAEQFLLTGKEDAEDTEEIFLRLTTIYMEQERYEDIIALQSQEPENLLTKWMIARSYQKIENLDNAYELYQELSLDLKDNPEFLEQYTYLLRELGYFEEAKVQAEAYLKLIPDDVQMQELLETL, from the coding sequence GTGAACAATAGTCAGCGCATGCTCCAGGCTTTGGATGAACAGAATTTAACCAAAGCGGATCAGTATTTTCACGAAGCCCTCGAAACAGATTCAAGTGAGGTTCTTTACGAACTAGCAAACTATCTAGAGGGAATTGGCTTTTATCCTCAAGCAAAAGAAATTTACCAACATATCGTTTCAGAATTTCCAGAAGTGAATCTGAACCTGGCAACCATTGCTAGCGAGGATGGCAATGTTGAGGAAGCCTTTGCCTATCTGGAAGAAATCACACCAGATAGTGATTGGTATGTATCGGCTTTAGTATTGAAGGCAGATCTCTATCAGCTGGAAGGTTTGACGGATGTAGCGCGTGAAAAGTTACTGGAGGCCTTAAATTACTCAGATGATGTCTTATTAGTTCTTGGTTTGGCTGAGTTGGATAGTGAGTTAGGAAATTATCAGGAAGCTATTCAGGGTTATGCTCAATTAGACAATCGCTCCATCTATGAGCAAACGGGTGTCTCAACCTATCAGCGAATTGGCTACGCTTATGCCCAGTTAGGCAAGTTTGAAGCTGCAACTGAATTCTTAGAAAAAGCCTTAGAATTAGAATACGATGACCAAACTGCCTTTGAACTGGCTAGTCTTTACTTTGACCAAGAAGAGTATCAAAAATCTGTTCTTTACTTTAAGCAGATTGATACCATTTCACCTGATTTTGAAGGATATGAATATGGTTATAGTCAAGCGTTGCATAAGGAACATCAGGTGGAAGAGGCCCTTCGTATTGTTAAACAAGGTTTGGAGAAAAATCCATTTGAAACTCGGCTCTTACTAGCTGCTTCTCAGTTTTCGTATGAATTGCATGATCCTAGTAGTGCTGAGCAGTTTCTCCTTACTGGCAAAGAAGATGCAGAGGATACAGAAGAAATTTTCCTTCGACTTACAACCATTTATATGGAACAAGAGCGGTACGAAGATATCATTGCTCTCCAAAGTCAAGAACCTGAAAATCTCTTGACCAAGTGGATGATTGCCCGTTCTTATCAGAAAATTGAGAATTTAGATAATGCCTATGAACTCTATCAGGAACTATCGCTTGATCTCAAGGATAATCCTGAATTTCTGGAGCAGTATACTTATCTCCTGCGTGAATTGGGATATTTTGAAGAAGCTAAAGTGCAAGCTGAAGCTTATTTAAAACTCATTCCAGATGATGTCCAGATGCAAGAACTCTTAGAAACACTTTAA
- a CDS encoding amino acid ABC transporter permease, whose translation MSYMFEILPSLLNGASMTLQVFALVLIFSIPLGIVVAFALQVRWKPLHYLIDLYIWVMRGTPLLLQLIFIYYVLPSIGIRLDRLPAAVIAFVLNYAAYFAEIFRGGIETIPKGQYEAAKVLKFSPFDTVRYIILPQVTKIVLPSVFNEIMSLIKDTSLVYALGISDLILASRTAANRDASLVPMFLAGAIYLIMIGLVTIVAKKLEKKYSYYR comes from the coding sequence ATGTCTTATATGTTTGAGATATTACCAAGTTTATTGAACGGTGCAAGTATGACGCTTCAAGTCTTTGCTCTGGTCTTGATATTTTCAATTCCTTTAGGTATTGTCGTTGCCTTTGCTTTACAAGTCCGCTGGAAACCCCTCCATTATCTGATTGACCTTTATATTTGGGTGATGCGAGGGACTCCATTGCTCTTGCAATTAATCTTTATTTACTATGTTCTCCCTAGCATTGGGATACGTTTAGATCGTTTGCCTGCTGCTGTGATCGCTTTTGTATTGAACTATGCAGCCTACTTTGCTGAAATCTTTCGTGGTGGGATTGAAACCATTCCTAAAGGTCAATATGAGGCTGCTAAGGTCTTGAAGTTTAGTCCTTTTGACACAGTGCGCTATATTATTTTGCCACAGGTTACAAAGATTGTCTTACCGAGCGTCTTTAATGAAATTATGAGTTTGATCAAGGATACTTCATTGGTTTATGCCCTTGGGATTTCAGATTTGATTTTGGCTAGTCGGACAGCAGCTAATCGTGATGCTAGTCTTGTTCCTATGTTTTTAGCTGGAGCAATTTATTTGATCATGATTGGTCTTGTAACCATTGTAGCGAAAAAACTTGAGAAGAAGTACAGTTATTACAGATAG
- a CDS encoding amino acid ABC transporter ATP-binding protein — protein MLELRNINKAFGGKQILTNFSLSIPEKQILAIVGPSGGGKTTLLHMLAGLETIDSGEIYYNGESLAIDELEKRNLLGFVFQDFQLFPHLSVLDNLTLSPIKTMSMEKEVAEKKARGLLEQLGLAGHADAFPFSLSGGQKQRVALARAMMINPEIIGYDEPTSALDPELRLEVEKLILQNKERGMTQIVVTHDLQFAENIADQILKVDPK, from the coding sequence ATGTTAGAATTACGAAACATTAACAAGGCCTTTGGTGGCAAACAAATCTTAACCAATTTCAGCCTATCAATTCCTGAAAAGCAAATCCTTGCAATCGTAGGTCCATCAGGAGGCGGAAAGACAACCCTATTACATATGCTAGCTGGACTGGAAACCATCGATTCTGGGGAAATCTACTATAACGGCGAATCGCTAGCTATAGACGAACTAGAAAAGCGCAATCTTCTGGGATTTGTTTTCCAAGATTTTCAACTCTTTCCGCATTTGTCAGTTCTAGATAACTTAACCTTGTCGCCCATAAAAACGATGAGCATGGAGAAGGAAGTTGCTGAGAAGAAGGCGCGTGGTTTGTTAGAACAACTTGGGTTAGCTGGGCATGCAGATGCCTTCCCTTTCTCACTTTCAGGTGGGCAAAAACAGCGGGTGGCCTTAGCGCGCGCTATGATGATAAACCCAGAAATTATTGGATATGATGAGCCTACATCAGCCTTAGACCCAGAGTTGCGATTAGAAGTAGAAAAACTTATCCTTCAAAATAAAGAGCGTGGGATGACTCAGATTGTTGTGACCCACGATCTTCAGTTTGCGGAAAACATTGCTGATCAGATCCTTAAGGTTGATCCAAAGTAG
- a CDS encoding amino acid ABC transporter substrate-binding protein codes for MKRKKIALVLALFFSFFLTACTQKASDPNQDNWAKYQKQGSITIGFDNTFVPMGFEEKNGQYAGFDIDLAQAVSEKLGIQIKFQPIDWDMKETELQNGTIDAIWNGYTATDERKEKVAFTIPYMENQQVLVSKKSQNIHSVQDMTDKVLGAQAGSSGYLNFEGQPELLKNRVKDQKANQYQSFNEALIDLKNDRIDALVIDRVYANYYLQSEGILNDYNVFSAGFESEAFAVGVRPADKTLLAALNQAFVSLYQEGKFQEISQKWFGEDVATSQVKNQE; via the coding sequence ATGAAGAGAAAGAAAATTGCCCTTGTACTTGCTCTGTTCTTTAGCTTCTTCCTGACGGCGTGTACTCAGAAGGCAAGTGATCCAAATCAGGATAATTGGGCCAAATATCAAAAACAGGGAAGCATTACCATTGGCTTTGACAATACCTTTGTTCCCATGGGATTTGAGGAAAAGAATGGCCAGTATGCAGGTTTTGATATTGACCTAGCCCAAGCTGTCTCTGAAAAGCTAGGAATTCAGATTAAATTTCAACCCATCGACTGGGATATGAAAGAAACCGAACTACAAAATGGTACCATTGATGCCATCTGGAATGGCTATACAGCTACAGATGAACGGAAAGAGAAGGTTGCTTTTACCATTCCTTACATGGAAAATCAACAAGTTTTGGTCTCTAAAAAGTCTCAAAATATCCACTCAGTTCAGGATATGACTGATAAAGTTCTAGGGGCCCAGGCAGGATCTTCTGGCTATTTGAATTTTGAAGGACAACCCGAACTACTTAAGAATAGAGTGAAAGACCAGAAGGCCAATCAATACCAAAGTTTCAATGAAGCCTTGATTGATTTGAAAAATGATCGGATTGATGCCCTTGTGATTGACCGGGTATATGCCAATTATTATCTCCAGTCTGAAGGAATATTAAATGACTACAATGTCTTTTCAGCTGGATTTGAAAGTGAAGCTTTTGCAGTGGGTGTTAGACCTGCTGATAAAACTTTGCTAGCTGCTCTGAATCAGGCTTTTGTATCACTATACCAAGAAGGAAAATTTCAGGAAATCAGTCAGAAGTGGTTTGGGGAAGATGTAGCCACCAGTCAAGTTAAAAATCAAGAATAA
- the lysS gene encoding lysine--tRNA ligase, which produces MSTEHMEELNDQQIVRREKMAALREQGIDPFGKRFERTANSQELKDKFAELDKEQLHELNETATIAGRLVTKRGKGKVGFAHLQDREGQIQIYVRKDEVGEENYEIFKKADLGDFLGVEGEVMRTDMGELSIKATHITHLSKALRPLPEKFHGLTDVETIYRKRYLDLISNRESFERFVTRSKIISEIRRYLDQKGFLEVETPVLHNEAGGAAARPFITHHNAQNIDMVLRIATELHLKRLIVGGMERVYEIGRIFRNEGMDATHNPEFTSIEVYQAYADFQDIMDLTEGIIQHAAKAVKGDGPVNYQGTEIKINEPFKRVHMVDAIKEITGVDFWQDMTFEEAKAIAAEKKVPVEKHYTEVGHIINAFFEEFVEETLIQPTFVYGHPVAVSPLAKKNPEDERFTDRFELFIMTKEYGNAFTELNDPIDQLSRFEAQAKAKELGDDEATGIDYDYIEALEYGMPPTGGLGIGIDRLCMLLTDTTTIRDVLLFPTMK; this is translated from the coding sequence ATGTCTACAGAACATATGGAAGAACTAAATGACCAGCAGATCGTTCGCCGTGAAAAAATGGCTGCGCTCCGTGAACAAGGAATCGATCCCTTCGGAAAACGTTTTGAACGTACTGCTAACTCACAAGAACTAAAAGACAAATTTGCAGAACTTGATAAAGAACAATTACATGAATTAAACGAAACTGCTACTATCGCTGGACGCTTAGTAACTAAACGTGGTAAAGGGAAAGTCGGCTTTGCCCATCTTCAAGACCGAGAAGGTCAAATCCAAATCTACGTTCGTAAAGATGAAGTCGGTGAAGAAAACTACGAAATCTTCAAAAAGGCTGACCTCGGTGACTTCCTCGGTGTCGAAGGTGAAGTCATGCGTACGGATATGGGTGAACTCTCTATCAAGGCAACTCATATCACTCACTTGTCTAAAGCACTTCGCCCACTTCCTGAGAAATTCCACGGTTTGACAGACGTTGAAACAATTTACCGTAAACGTTACCTTGACTTGATTTCTAACCGTGAAAGCTTCGAACGCTTTGTTACTCGTTCAAAAATCATCTCTGAAATCCGTCGTTATCTAGATCAAAAAGGTTTCCTTGAAGTGGAAACACCTGTTCTCCACAACGAAGCTGGGGGCGCTGCTGCCCGTCCATTTATCACACATCACAATGCCCAAAACATTGACATGGTACTTCGTATCGCGACTGAGCTTCACTTAAAACGTCTTATCGTTGGGGGTATGGAACGTGTTTATGAGATTGGTCGTATCTTCCGTAACGAAGGAATGGACGCCACTCACAACCCTGAGTTCACTTCTATCGAAGTTTACCAAGCTTATGCTGACTTCCAAGATATCATGGATTTGACCGAAGGCATTATCCAACACGCTGCTAAGGCAGTTAAGGGTGATGGTCCAGTTAACTACCAAGGAACTGAAATCAAAATCAACGAACCATTCAAACGCGTTCACATGGTAGATGCTATCAAGGAAATTACTGGTGTAGACTTCTGGCAAGACATGACTTTCGAAGAAGCTAAAGCTATCGCTGCTGAGAAGAAAGTTCCAGTTGAGAAACATTACACTGAAGTTGGTCACATTATCAACGCCTTCTTTGAAGAGTTCGTTGAAGAAACCTTGATTCAACCAACCTTTGTCTATGGTCATCCAGTAGCTGTCTCTCCACTCGCGAAGAAAAATCCTGAAGACGAACGCTTTACTGACCGTTTTGAGCTCTTTATCATGACTAAGGAATACGGTAATGCCTTTACTGAGTTGAACGACCCAATCGACCAGCTTAGCCGTTTCGAAGCCCAAGCAAAAGCTAAAGAACTTGGTGACGATGAAGCAACAGGTATCGACTACGACTACATCGAGGCTCTTGAATACGGTATGCCACCAACAGGTGGTTTGGGTATCGGTATCGACCGTCTCTGCATGCTCCTCACTGATACAACTACTATCCGTGATGTATTGCTCTTCCCAACAATGAAATAA
- a CDS encoding histidine phosphatase family protein, with protein MKLYFVRHGRTVWNLEGRFQGASGDSPLLPESIDVLKQLGQYLKEIPFDTIYSSDLPRAVKSAEIIQSQLQSPCPLKSIPDLREWQLGKLEGLKIATLNAIYPQQIKAFRSNLAQFDTRMFEAESLYSTTQRTIQFIKSLKESPAERILIVGHGANLTASLRTLLGYKEAHLRKDGGLANASLTVLETDDFETFTLERWNDTSFQRK; from the coding sequence ATGAAACTCTATTTTGTCCGTCATGGTCGGACTGTCTGGAATCTTGAAGGACGTTTTCAAGGTGCTAGCGGCGACTCTCCCCTTCTTCCAGAGTCCATTGACGTTTTAAAACAACTGGGGCAGTATCTCAAGGAAATTCCTTTTGATACGATTTATTCTAGTGATTTACCCAGAGCAGTTAAGTCTGCTGAAATTATCCAGAGTCAACTCCAATCCCCTTGTCCTTTGAAGAGCATTCCTGACCTACGTGAATGGCAACTTGGCAAACTAGAGGGATTAAAAATTGCTACGCTCAATGCCATCTACCCACAACAAATCAAGGCCTTTCGCTCTAATCTGGCTCAGTTTGATACGAGGATGTTTGAAGCCGAATCTCTCTACTCTACGACTCAGCGAACCATTCAGTTTATCAAATCTCTGAAAGAAAGTCCGGCTGAAAGAATTTTGATTGTCGGGCATGGGGCAAATCTCACTGCTAGCCTTCGTACACTTTTAGGCTATAAAGAAGCTCACCTCCGCAAAGATGGAGGCTTGGCCAATGCTAGTCTGACAGTTTTAGAGACCGATGATTTTGAAACCTTCACTCTGGAAAGATGGAATGACACTTCCTTTCAAAGAAAATAA
- a CDS encoding aminoacyl-tRNA deacylase, with the protein MAKKVKIKKTLVEQILTKAGIDHTGIQINALEGELPSEYDRTHIFKTLALLGDKTGPIIGIVPITEHLAEKKLAKVSGNKKVSMIPQKDLEKTTGYIHGANNPVGIRQKHNYPIFIDQTALDLDQMIVSAGEVGHSIIIRPQDLASFVKADFADILEENN; encoded by the coding sequence ATGGCAAAAAAAGTCAAGATTAAAAAAACTTTGGTCGAGCAAATCTTGACCAAGGCGGGTATTGACCATACTGGTATTCAGATCAACGCGCTTGAGGGTGAACTTCCTTCGGAATATGATCGAACACATATCTTTAAAACCTTGGCTCTGCTGGGTGATAAGACGGGGCCAATCATCGGAATCGTTCCCATAACAGAACACCTCGCTGAGAAAAAACTAGCAAAGGTTTCTGGTAATAAAAAAGTGAGCATGATTCCTCAAAAAGATCTGGAAAAAACAACAGGCTATATTCATGGGGCTAATAACCCCGTCGGCATTCGCCAAAAACACAATTATCCCATTTTTATTGATCAGACTGCTTTGGATTTAGACCAAATGATTGTCTCTGCTGGAGAAGTCGGGCACAGTATCATCATCCGACCTCAAGACTTAGCCAGCTTTGTAAAAGCGGACTTTGCTGACATCTTGGAGGAAAACAACTGA
- a CDS encoding DUF368 domain-containing protein, with amino-acid sequence MFSWIARVIKGIVIALGFILPGISGGVLAAILGIYERMISFLAHPFKDFKENVLYFIPVAIGMLLGIGLFSYPIEYLLENYQVYVLWSFAGAIIGTVPSLLKESTRESDRDKIDLVWFWTTFILSGVGLYALNFVVGSLSASFASFILAGALLALGVLVPGLSPSNLLLILGLYAPMLTGFKTFDLFGTFLPIGIGAGATLIVFSKLMDHALNNYHSRVYHFIIGIVLSSTLLILIPNAGSAESIQYTGLSIVSYVLIAFFFALGIWLGIWMSQLEDKYK; translated from the coding sequence ATGTTTTCATGGATTGCAAGAGTTATTAAGGGAATCGTCATCGCCTTAGGATTTATCCTACCTGGAATTTCTGGCGGTGTTTTAGCAGCTATTTTGGGAATTTACGAGCGAATGATTAGCTTTCTGGCTCACCCCTTTAAGGATTTTAAAGAGAATGTCCTATACTTTATCCCCGTAGCAATCGGGATGTTGCTAGGCATTGGTTTGTTTTCTTATCCAATCGAGTATCTGCTTGAAAATTACCAGGTCTATGTTTTATGGAGTTTTGCTGGAGCTATCATCGGTACGGTTCCTAGCCTCCTTAAAGAATCTACTCGAGAATCTGATCGTGACAAGATCGACCTAGTCTGGTTCTGGACCACCTTTATCCTTTCAGGTGTCGGGCTCTACGCGCTAAACTTTGTTGTTGGTTCACTCAGTGCCAGTTTCGCTAGCTTCATCTTAGCGGGTGCTCTTTTAGCGCTTGGTGTCTTGGTGCCTGGTTTAAGCCCGTCAAATCTACTCTTGATTTTAGGACTGTACGCTCCGATGCTAACTGGCTTTAAGACCTTTGATTTATTTGGTACCTTCCTTCCTATCGGGATTGGTGCAGGTGCAACTCTCATCGTTTTTTCAAAATTAATGGACCATGCCTTGAACAACTACCACTCCCGTGTTTATCACTTTATTATTGGAATTGTGCTATCAAGCACCCTCTTGATTTTGATTCCAAATGCTGGAAGTGCTGAAAGTATCCAATACACTGGACTTTCTATCGTGAGTTATGTTCTCATCGCCTTCTTCTTTGCACTTGGCATTTGGCTTGGTATCTGGATGAGTCAATTGGAGGATAAGTATAAATAA
- a CDS encoding glycoside hydrolase family 25 protein, which produces MRKKIHPAIIFTLFTIFIAILILNRPTYEDHPVKSKPNAVQVENQALHNLDKPIIDVSGWQRPEEINYDTLSQNISGVIVRVHNGAQHTEKNDAAYANGIDKAYKSHITEFQKRNVPVAVYAYLAGTSKEEMEKAAEVFYNAASPYNPSYYWLDVEEKTMSDMNEGVEAFRAKLESLGAKNIGIYIGVYFMQEHSINTDKFTAIWIPSYGTDSGYFETTPNTSLDYDLHQYTSKGRIAGFEHHLDINLISTLKEKEETFRKLFLRP; this is translated from the coding sequence ATGAGAAAAAAGATTCATCCAGCTATTATTTTTACTTTATTTACTATATTTATAGCTATTTTGATCCTCAATAGACCAACTTATGAAGACCATCCTGTCAAGTCAAAACCCAATGCAGTCCAGGTTGAAAATCAGGCCTTGCATAATCTTGACAAACCTATTATTGATGTCTCTGGTTGGCAAAGACCTGAGGAAATCAACTACGATACCTTGTCTCAAAATATTTCAGGTGTTATTGTTCGCGTCCACAATGGGGCTCAACATACTGAAAAAAATGATGCGGCTTATGCCAATGGTATTGATAAAGCCTATAAAAGTCATATTACAGAATTTCAAAAGCGGAATGTTCCAGTTGCTGTTTATGCCTATCTAGCAGGTACTAGTAAGGAAGAAATGGAAAAAGCTGCTGAGGTTTTCTACAATGCTGCTTCTCCATACAACCCTAGTTACTATTGGTTGGACGTGGAAGAAAAAACAATGTCTGATATGAATGAAGGGGTTGAAGCCTTTCGTGCTAAACTGGAATCTTTAGGTGCTAAAAACATCGGCATCTATATTGGAGTTTACTTCATGCAAGAACACAGTATCAATACAGATAAGTTTACTGCTATTTGGATTCCTTCCTACGGGACAGACTCTGGTTACTTTGAAACAACACCCAATACCAGTTTAGACTATGACCTCCATCAGTATACTTCAAAAGGAAGAATTGCTGGATTTGAACACCATTTAGATATTAATCTCATTTCTACCTTGAAGGAAAAAGAAGAAACCTTCAGAAAACTATTTTTAAGACCATAA
- the glmU gene encoding bifunctional UDP-N-acetylglucosamine diphosphorylase/glucosamine-1-phosphate N-acetyltransferase GlmU, giving the protein MSNYAIILAAGKGTRMKSDLPKVLHKVAGISMLEHVFRSVGAIQPEKTVTVVGHKAELVEQVLADQTDFVTQSEQLGTGHAVMMAEPILQKRTGHTLVIAGDTPLITGESLKNLLDFHINHKNVATILTAEAADPFGYGRIVRNDNAEVLRIVEQKDATDFEKQIKEINTGTYVFDNERLFEALKNINTNNAQGEYYITDVIGIFRNAGEKVGAYTLKDFDESLGVNDRVALATAEAVMRRRINQKHMVNGVSFVNPEATFIDIDVEIAPEVQIEANVTLKGKTKIGAETVLTNGTYVVDSTIGAGAVITNSMIEESAVADGVTVGPYAHIRPGSSLASQVHIGNFVEVKGSSIGENTKAGHLTYIGNCEVGSNVNFGAGTITVNYDGKNKYKTVIGNNVFVGSNSTIIAPVELGDNSLVGAGSTITKNVPADAIAIGRGRQVNKDEYATRLPHHPKNQ; this is encoded by the coding sequence ATGTCAAATTATGCCATTATTTTAGCAGCGGGTAAAGGTACTCGCATGAAATCAGATCTTCCAAAGGTACTTCACAAAGTAGCTGGAATTTCGATGTTGGAACATGTTTTTCGTAGTGTTGGTGCTATTCAACCTGAAAAAACAGTTACTGTAGTTGGTCACAAGGCAGAGCTAGTTGAGCAAGTATTAGCCGATCAGACAGACTTTGTTACCCAATCAGAACAACTAGGAACTGGGCATGCTGTCATGATGGCAGAGCCTATTCTTCAAAAACGTACCGGCCACACCTTGGTTATTGCTGGGGATACTCCTCTGATAACAGGTGAAAGCTTGAAAAACCTCTTGGATTTCCATATCAATCACAAAAATGTGGCGACGATTTTAACAGCTGAAGCAGCTGATCCTTTTGGATATGGTCGTATCGTCCGCAACGATAATGCTGAAGTTCTTCGCATTGTGGAGCAGAAAGATGCTACAGACTTTGAAAAGCAAATTAAGGAAATCAATACTGGAACTTATGTATTTGACAATGAACGTCTTTTTGAGGCTCTTAAAAACATCAACACCAACAATGCCCAAGGTGAGTACTATATTACTGACGTGATTGGTATTTTCCGTAATGCGGGTGAAAAGGTTGGGGCCTATACTCTCAAGGATTTTGATGAAAGTCTTGGCGTAAATGACCGTGTAGCTCTTGCGACTGCAGAAGCAGTGATGCGTCGCCGTATCAACCAAAAGCATATGGTTAATGGTGTTAGCTTTGTCAATCCTGAAGCAACTTTCATCGACATTGATGTTGAGATTGCTCCCGAAGTCCAAATCGAAGCTAATGTTACCTTGAAAGGTAAAACGAAGATTGGTGCTGAGACTGTTTTGACAAACGGTACTTATGTAGTGGATAGCACTATCGGAGCTGGGGCTGTGATTACGAATTCCATGATTGAGGAAAGTGCGGTTGCAGACGGCGTGACTGTAGGTCCTTATGCCCATATCCGACCAGGTTCAAGCCTAGCTTCTCAGGTTCATATTGGTAACTTCGTAGAAGTCAAAGGTTCTTCAATCGGTGAAAATACCAAGGCGGGTCATTTGACTTATATTGGAAACTGTGAAGTGGGTAGCAACGTTAATTTCGGTGCAGGAACTATTACAGTCAACTACGATGGCAAAAATAAATACAAAACTGTCATTGGCAATAATGTCTTTGTTGGCTCAAACTCAACTATTATTGCTCCTGTAGAACTTGGGGATAATTCTCTGGTTGGAGCGGGTTCAACCATTACCAAGAATGTTCCTGCTGATGCCATTGCTATCGGCCGTGGACGACAAGTTAACAAAGATGAGTACGCAACACGCTTACCTCATCATCCTAAGAACCAGTAG